A stretch of DNA from Natrinema halophilum:
GCACGGTTACATGGAGACTCCCGAGTGAACCCAGAGGACGACCAGCGCGACCGCGAGGAGAATAGCAGGGGGTGCGATATCTCCCGCGGAATCGTTCACGCGTACGTGTGTGAGGATCGCGCCGGACATGGTACCGACGACGAGAAGGCTCCCTGGAATCGCCAGTACGGATGCCACGAACAGGCTCGTCGCGAGTCCGATCCCTGCGGTGAGTTCGATACCGCCCGTAGCCAGTCGGAACCACCGGGGATACCCAAATCGCTCGAAGTCCTGTATCTGTGACTCGGAACCCGTCACTTTCGCACTCCCTGCAGCACCCATCGCCAGAGCGAGTACCCCTTGAGCGACGACCAGTGCCGTACTGAGGACGCTCATCGGTGACTCACATCCGAGAAATTCGTTCGTCGATCGTGTGTCGGCAGCCGCTCCGAAATCAGAGTGTCTCTCATCGGTGCACCCTATACTACGAGATTGGAATTTAAAAGCTACCAAGTTAGGAGTGTGGTCGTAACTACCGACTGTGGAAGGAAGCGGCCGATCTTCCCCGAGAGGAACGGTCCACACCGGATGCAAGCCGTCGGAACATAGAATACTACGGAAACGGTAGTGAGGGTATGAGCGATTCCGGAAC
This window harbors:
- a CDS encoding DoxX family protein; translated protein: MSVLSTALVVAQGVLALAMGAAGSAKVTGSESQIQDFERFGYPRWFRLATGGIELTAGIGLATSLFVASVLAIPGSLLVVGTMSGAILTHVRVNDSAGDIAPPAILLAVALVVLWVHSGVSM